TAACGGGTCACGGAAAGCCATGTGTTCATAGTGCTGGGTTCTGGTAAGCAAGCGATAAATACAGGCCTCCAGTTCTTCAAAATGAAAGGGTTTGGTTACGTAATGGTCCGCCCCCATCCGATAACACCTAATCTTATCCTTGCTATCTTTCTTTCCAGATAATACGACGAGTGGAATCCACTTTAAAACGAGATCATTTCTCACATAATCAAAAATCTCATATCCAGATTGAGGATGCATCATTAGATCTAACATGATGAGATCAAAGGCCCGCTCCCATAATAAATGCTTCGCCTCTTCCACATTGGCTGCCGCTTCCACTAGATATCCCTCTTGAGAGAGACGTTTGACCAGATAGGTTCGCAAAACATCATCGTCATCAATTAGAAGTAATCGATATGCTTGTTTATTTACTAGCTGATCCTCTTCATTCCATTGTTTCTCTTCTTGTAACATTTCTTCCTTACTAAAGCTCTGTTCCATTTTTAATTGACTAATTAGCATGTGAGCCATACCAAACTGTTCCGGAGCTAATCTTATTCTACAATCTAATTGTGTCCATTCAAATTCCTTCACCAATAAATCAGCTACTTTCCCAATTGCCACTAATCCAAAGATAGGTGCACTCCCCTTCAAGGTATGGGCAATGCGGTAGATTTCTTGGGCCGACTGCCAATTTTGTTCATACACATAATGCCCCAGGTGCTCCTCTATGCTCTTTAGTTGATTTGTTAATTCATGCAAAAACAGCCTACGGGCCTCATGTAACTGTTTTTGATTTTTATTCGTAGTCATGGCAACATGTCACATCCACTTCCATCCGCTCCCGCTCCCCCTTCAGTTCAAGGAGACTTTCATTGTGTAAAACTGGTTACCGATTGTGAGACTCAATGAACGGTACCATTACAATAAAAGTGTTACTTGTTTTTAAGTGGGAACTGTCGTAATTGTTTTATCTGCTGGGTATTGGCTGTCAAATATATGACGAGTTGATTGTTATTTTTGTTACTTGTAATACATATCCAATCGCACAATCAATCCCTCTATGTTCTTATCACTTTTGTGAAGTGTGATATCATTCTGTATCTTTCCCTTAAAAGCAAGGTAGCAGGTACTTTACCAAGTACCCGCATGCCTATCAATCTCTAGTAAGCACTGAACCCTTCTGTATATGCGCCTACATCGTTGATTAAACGTCTGAATTCACTATCGTCAACATACTGGCCTGCCAACAATCTGTCATGGATAGATAGAATTCGCTTGTACATTTTATAATCAGGAGTAATAAAGACGAGACGTGCCTTATCCTGACGAATTAATGTGTCTCGTATTCCACGAATAATGCGATTGTCGTGTCCATCAACATTTAATTTTAAACTTAGCTTTGGTCGAAGTTCACTCGTTGGATCACGTTGGATCGGTTTTCGTTCATACTTTCCGTTAGGAGTTCCATCCGTGATCACACCGATTACCATGGTATCTCCATAAATAATCGCTTTTGCATCAAGAACTCCAGGTACTTTTTTTGCGCGTTCTTCCACGGCGGTTAACTGATAGCTATTTGTATTTTTTCCTTGGTACATCATCTTCACTGGTCCAGGTTCTACAAACTCATGGTTATTGCGACGATCACTTTTGTAATCCTGAATGCCAATTTGCGTATTCGTGCCACCTGGAGAATGAGTAGAACATCCCAATAAAGATAGGGTCAGTACCATTGCTGAGCTCCATATAATGCCTGTATAGATTTGTTTCATGCTAACACCCCCAGTAGTTATAGCATGCTTGTTTTAAGGGGGTTTTACTCGATTCACAGGAATGGTAAAAGTTCTATGAAACCAGTATGTAACAAGTAGACCTCCCTAATTATGCTACTATGATCTTGCCCCTGTCAAGTAGACAACTTTAAACAAGCCCCATCTAGGCTACCTGAGTTCGGTATTCTATCGGACTCAGGTTTTTTAATCGAGATTGAAACCGTTGCTGATTATAGAAATTAATGTAACCGTGAAGAGCTTCTTCCACTTCTTTATCTGTTTGAAACGAATGAAGGTACAAACACTCTGTTTTTAAATGCCCAAAGAACCCCTCAATACAGGCGTTATCTAAACAGTTACCTTTTCTAGACATACTTGCTACGATTTTATATTGCTGAAGGAACTGGTTATACTGCTTTG
This is a stretch of genomic DNA from Brevibacillus laterosporus DSM 25. It encodes these proteins:
- a CDS encoding YhcN/YlaJ family sporulation lipoprotein, translated to MKQIYTGIIWSSAMVLTLSLLGCSTHSPGGTNTQIGIQDYKSDRRNNHEFVEPGPVKMMYQGKNTNSYQLTAVEERAKKVPGVLDAKAIIYGDTMVIGVITDGTPNGKYERKPIQRDPTSELRPKLSLKLNVDGHDNRIIRGIRDTLIRQDKARLVFITPDYKMYKRILSIHDRLLAGQYVDDSEFRRLINDVGAYTEGFSAY